The Trichocoleus sp. FACHB-46 DNA window GTTAAAGACAAGCCTATGAAACTACTCCGACCCTTATGATAATTCAAAACTTGAGCAATCAATGCCTCCATTTTGTCCGTTACTAGCTCGGCTCAACCCTGACAATTAATTGCAAATTTAGCGATCGGGTGGCCCAACCTGATACAATCGCGCCTTGACAGGATTGAGCAAAATTGCGCATGGTAAACGGGTCTTTCGAGCTGAATTTAGCAGAACGCATTGAATCGCTCAAAGCAGGAACCTTAGCCGCTTTGTCTGTCTGCGTGGCCTTTGCCGCGATCGCGCTTGTCAACAGTCAAGTTTTGGCTACCCAGTTTGCTAGCCTCGCCAGCCTACAAATCGCCAGTATCGAAGCCAATTTGCTCATTAGTGGTGCGATCGCCATTTTGGCGGGGTTTCTGTTCGGGGTCACCTACCGCTATGTGATCCGCGAAGACCAAAATCCGCACCTCAAGTCGGGTGTAGTATTAGCTTTTGGCTTAGTGCGTGGGTTGGCGCAGGTGGATGTGGGGTTCAACCTCCAAGGGACACTTTGGCCGTTTGGGGTGCTGGCGATCGAAAGTATCTGCCTGTTTGCGATCGCTCGTTTGGCCTTAGACTTTGCGATTCAGCAGGATTGGGTCAAACGGTTTAATTCCAACTAGGCTTTTCACCCAACCCCCTGGTTTTAGCTTGGGGTGAAACTGGGTTGAACTCAGCAATATTACGAATAAAGCCGCGCTAATTAGCTGATGCAGATTCCGTAAACAGTCTTAGAAAAATCATGACTAGATTGGGAAGTCTTAGGTCTAGTGTCAGTACTTTCTGCCCAAATTTTTGGCAACCTTAAGGCAACCTCAAAAGTTTAGGAAGCTGATGCTGCCCAAAATTAGCTTCTCAAGCAGCCCCTATGCACCATCCACTAGCAGCGACTTCTTGCCAGCCTCATCAGTTAGGCTTCACCCGCTCTCTAGGGCCTGTGCAAAATGGCGAAACCATGATTCTCGACCCTGACGGGTATGTTTGCAGTTGGAATGCAGGGGTTCAAAACTTAGAAGGCTATCAGTCAGAGGAAGTGATTGGGCAGCATTTCTCTTGCTTTTTTCCGGCTGAGGATATGGAGCAAGGTCAACCTAGCCAAGTTCTGGCAACTGCGATCGCTCAAGGTCGTGTTGCTGAGGAGAGGTGGCAGGTTCGTAAAGACGGCTCTCGATATTGGGCCAGTGTGGTTCTAACCGCACTATTTGATATCAATGGACAACTCCAAGGGATTTCTCAAGTTACTCAAGACCTCACAGCCCGTAAACTTACTGCTGAAAAGGGTGTTGAAGACAAACGCTCTGAGGCAGAAGTCGCATTAAGCATGTCTCAAGCAGAGTTAATGACTCTATTTGGGGCGATGCAAGATGTGATTTTAGTGATTAGTGCTGAAGGCCGTTACTTAAAAATTGCACCGAGTTGCACTCCCCTCCTATACCGTCCTTCAACTGATTTGGTGGGCAAGACCATGCATGAGGTACTGCCTCAAGCAGCAGCAGACTTTTTCTTACACCACATTCAGCAAGCTCTAACGACACAAACCGCTGTCAAGGTTGAGTACAGTTTACCTGTTGAGGATCAACTGATTTGGTTTGATGCCACGCTGGTCGCCTTGACCGAACAATCTGTGTTGTGGGTAGCACGAGACATTAGCGCTCGCAAGCAGGCAGAGCAAGCGCTAGTGGATCAAGTGCGACTGGCTGCCTTCCGATCCGAAGTTGATGCTTCCCTGACTCGCAGTGATGACCTCCAGGAAATGCTCCATCAATGCACCAATGCGGTGGTGGGACATTTAGATGCTGCCTTTGCCCGGATCTGGCTCCTCAACCCAGAAGAGAACATTTTAGAGCTGCAAGCTAGCTCTGGTCTCTACACCCATCTTGATGGTGCTCATGCCCGTGTCCCAGTCGGCCAGTTCAAGATTGGCCTGATTGCTGCCGAACGCGAGCCACACTTAACCAATACAGTGCTGGATGATCCTCGGGTTGGCGATAAAGTCTGGGCGCTGCGAGAGGGCATGGTGGCTTTTGCTGGCTACCCCCTCATGGTGGAAGATCAGTTATTAGGTGTAATAGCTTTGTTTGCTCGCCAGTCCCTCAGCACTTCCACTCTAGATGCTTTGGCCTTTGTGGCTCAAGAAGTCGCACTGGGCATTAAGCGCAAGCAAACAGAAACTGCCTTGCGCCAATCTGAAACCCAACTACGAGAAAAAGCCCAACAACTAGAATCAACGCTCTGGGAACTGCAACAAACCCAAACCCAAATTATTCAAAGCGAAAAAATGTCTAGCTTGGGGCAGCTTGTCGCTGGCGTAGCCCACGAAATCAACAATCCCGTCAACTTTATCTATGGCAACCTGAAACACGCGAACGAGTATACACAAGACCTCTTAGGGCTACTCCAGCTTTATCAACAACATTATCCCCATCCGATCGCAGCTGTGGAGGCGGAAGCAGCGGCCATCGATCTTGATTTCTTAGTGGAAGATCTGCCTAAACTGCTCTCTTCAATGAAAATAGGAGCCGAGCGCATCCGGCAGATTGTCGTCTCTCTGCGTCACTTCTCTCACATGGATGAGGCGGGGATGAAAGCGGTTAACCTCCATGAAGGTATTGACAGTACGCTGATGATTTTGCAGAATCGCTTCAAAGCTGGAGATGGGCACCTTGCCATTGAATTGGTTAAGGATTATGGTGATATCCCTTTGGTCGAGTGCTATGCAGGGCAGCTCAATCAGGTATTTATGAATATCCTCACCAATGCCATTGATGCTTTGGAGTCACAGAATCAACAGCGCTCCTTGCGAGAGGCGGTTCAAAATCCAAGTCGAATTTCTATTTACACAGAGAGAGCCAGTGCTGATCGAGTCCGAATCAGGATTGCTGATAATGGACTAGGGCTATCGCCAACAGTTCAGCAACGCTTATTTGACCCCTTCTTCACGACAAAGCCTGTCGGCAAAGGCACAGGTCTAGGCATGTCAATCAGCTATCAGATCGTGAAAGAAAAGCATGGCGGCTCTTTACACTGTGTTTCTGAAATTGGCCACGGTGCAGAATTTGTGATCGAGATTCCCATTAGCCAGGAGCCAAAATAAGCGATCAAGCGATCGCTAGCCTTAGATACCTGAACTTAACGCAGCGCAAATTCGGCAAACTCAACCGGGACAAACAACATCTGGCGATCAATGGCAGAGAGAATTTTGTGATTAGCGCGATCGGATCGGAGACACTGACAAACCAGGTGTGCTACATCAGCCCGATGAATCATGCCGGATACCTTCGGATCTTCTGTCAGCACTGCATTTCCGGTTGCAGGTTCAGACTTTAACCCACCCGGTCGGACAATCGTGTAGTTCAAGCCACTAGCAATCAGATGTTGCTCTGCTTTCTCCTTCTCAATCAACACAGGCCGTAACGTCTCTAATGCCTGTGGGGAAAGCGCGACAATACTCTCGCCGCTACCAATAGAAGATACCAAAATAAATTTTGCAGCTCCTACTTTCACGGCTGCATCTACTAGGTTTTTGTTGCCTAGATAGTCGGCTCTTTCTCCATCCTTAGGCAAGCCACCAATGGTGCTGATCACAGCTTGAATTGGAGTTTCCTGCATTGCCTGTTCTACTTCAACGGCGCTTAAAGCATCGCCCAGCACCACTGTAATGCCCATTGCTTCTAGTTCTGAGCGAGCTGCCTCAGAGCGCAACAGGGCCTTCACTTGGATGCCTTGTTCGACTAAACAACGAGCGATTTCTCGGCCTACACCCCGACTTGCACCCGCCAGAAAAACATAAGTCGTAGTCATCCTAAATCTATCCTCATCAAGCCTGATTAGTTCCATAGTAGAGGTAGGCATCGCCAGAAACCTACCGCTGCTCCTAGAGGATCATCAACAAAACTCGTTGCTAAAGATGCTGAAAGATCACAGAGAAATTGTTGGCAGGCATTGGTACCGTCTCCAATAAAGTCAGATTTTGAGCGTTGGCTGCTGCGACAACATCTTCTAAGTGCCGCACACCCCACTCCGGATTTTGCGATCGCAGCGTCTCATCGAAAAACTCATTGCTGGGAGCTGTGTGCTGTCCGCTTTGCTGATAAGGGCCATAGAGATACAGAATGCCCCCCGCCGGAAGTATGCGTCCTGCGCCAGCCATTAGTCCTAGACAAGCTGACCAAGGTGCAATGTGAATCATATTAATGCAGACGATCGCGCTAATGGGTGGCTCAGGCAGATCGTTACCATCGCTGACTATCTCAACAGGCCAAACAGGTTCACGGGCATCTAATTGTAAGGGCGATCGCAGATGCTTGGACGGCCATTCTTGTTGCCACGCGGCAATGCTTGCCACCATTTCAGGATTTGGGTCGCTGGGCTGCCAAATTCTTGGTTGGAGGCGTGGTGCCAAGAAGATGGCATGTTCTCCAGTGCCACTGGCTAGTTCCAAGACTGTGCCTGTGTCAGGTAACACCCGCTGCAACACTTGCAAAATCGGCTCTCGGTTGCGAGCAGTTGCAGGCGCATGGCGACAAGCATGATTGTTAGTTTGGTCAGTCAAACTGGCTTACCTCTCATTTCTCACCTTGCCCATCGTAATAGCCTGCTAGCAATCAGCATCAGTTACAGTGAGTAAATTGCCATTGTCATTTTTGTAGCTTAAGTTTCCTCCGTGCATTTAGCTATGCAACAAAACCATATTCCGACTCAACCTTCTATCAAAAAAGCAATTGTCATCGGCGGAGGTATCGGTGGCCTCACGCTCGCCCGGGCTTTTCTAGATGTCGGAATTGATGTTGAACTATATGAAAAGCGATCGCTGGATGCCATGCTCTCTGGGCCAGGCGGTATCTTTATTCAGCGCAATGCCATCCGTATCTACCAACTGTTATGGGAAGGTAAGCTTTACAACGCTCTTTACGAAAAGGGTGGCAAAATCGGCAAAGGAGGATTTTTTAGTCAGAAGGGTCGCCCCTTATACATCAATGCCCCAGAGTTTATTCAGGAAGAGAATTTAGGGATTTGTTTATTACGACCGGAGCTTCAGCAGATTCTCTATCAAGCTCTCCCTCCAGATAAGGTACATACAGAAGTCGCTTTTGAGAAATTTGAAGACTTGGGCGATCGCGTGCGAGTCTCCTTTCAAGATGGCAGCAGCACCGAAGGAGATATCCTGGTGGGAGCAGATGGACTGTATTCCAGGGTAAGAGCTAGTCTAGAGAATTGTGAGCGTCTGACACCGCCAGTTT harbors:
- a CDS encoding DUF938 domain-containing protein; translation: MTDQTNNHACRHAPATARNREPILQVLQRVLPDTGTVLELASGTGEHAIFLAPRLQPRIWQPSDPNPEMVASIAAWQQEWPSKHLRSPLQLDAREPVWPVEIVSDGNDLPEPPISAIVCINMIHIAPWSACLGLMAGAGRILPAGGILYLYGPYQQSGQHTAPSNEFFDETLRSQNPEWGVRHLEDVVAAANAQNLTLLETVPMPANNFSVIFQHL
- a CDS encoding PAS domain-containing protein gives rise to the protein MHHPLAATSCQPHQLGFTRSLGPVQNGETMILDPDGYVCSWNAGVQNLEGYQSEEVIGQHFSCFFPAEDMEQGQPSQVLATAIAQGRVAEERWQVRKDGSRYWASVVLTALFDINGQLQGISQVTQDLTARKLTAEKGVEDKRSEAEVALSMSQAELMTLFGAMQDVILVISAEGRYLKIAPSCTPLLYRPSTDLVGKTMHEVLPQAAADFFLHHIQQALTTQTAVKVEYSLPVEDQLIWFDATLVALTEQSVLWVARDISARKQAEQALVDQVRLAAFRSEVDASLTRSDDLQEMLHQCTNAVVGHLDAAFARIWLLNPEENILELQASSGLYTHLDGAHARVPVGQFKIGLIAAEREPHLTNTVLDDPRVGDKVWALREGMVAFAGYPLMVEDQLLGVIALFARQSLSTSTLDALAFVAQEVALGIKRKQTETALRQSETQLREKAQQLESTLWELQQTQTQIIQSEKMSSLGQLVAGVAHEINNPVNFIYGNLKHANEYTQDLLGLLQLYQQHYPHPIAAVEAEAAAIDLDFLVEDLPKLLSSMKIGAERIRQIVVSLRHFSHMDEAGMKAVNLHEGIDSTLMILQNRFKAGDGHLAIELVKDYGDIPLVECYAGQLNQVFMNILTNAIDALESQNQQRSLREAVQNPSRISIYTERASADRVRIRIADNGLGLSPTVQQRLFDPFFTTKPVGKGTGLGMSISYQIVKEKHGGSLHCVSEIGHGAEFVIEIPISQEPK
- a CDS encoding SDR family oxidoreductase, which encodes MTTTYVFLAGASRGVGREIARCLVEQGIQVKALLRSEAARSELEAMGITVVLGDALSAVEVEQAMQETPIQAVISTIGGLPKDGERADYLGNKNLVDAAVKVGAAKFILVSSIGSGESIVALSPQALETLRPVLIEKEKAEQHLIASGLNYTIVRPGGLKSEPATGNAVLTEDPKVSGMIHRADVAHLVCQCLRSDRANHKILSAIDRQMLFVPVEFAEFALR